From the Primulina tabacum isolate GXHZ01 chromosome 3, ASM2559414v2, whole genome shotgun sequence genome, one window contains:
- the LOC142538249 gene encoding uncharacterized protein LOC142538249: MGRKKKESNATVEMIQGVHDDKLNEVTNAEHPILTDGEEHPVDVQRNKRGPTLMGKLIDTARWGKKAKIDYDDMGRPTYNANGRALQSYIGSIARAMVPINIKSWPEVPENIKQKLWEEISNVFELAPQSESAVMNSTSQKWRDFKNKLTSRFFWPNKDNPEKLISPPSQYQLPIADWKAFLDARLDPSWEVL, translated from the exons ATGGGTCGTAAAAAAAAGGAATCAAATGCTACAGTTGAGATGATACAAGGAGTACATGATGATAAACTAAATGAAGTTACTAATGCAGAGCACCCTATACTTACTGATGGAGAAGAACATCCTGTAGATGTGCAGAGGAACAAGCGAGGCCCTACATTGATGGGTAAACTAATTGATACTGCCAGATGGGGGAAAAAAGCAAAGATTGATTATGATGACATGGGGCGGCCAACATACAATGCAAATGGAAGGGCTTTACAATCATACATTGGTTCTATTGCTAGAGCCATGGTGCCAATCAATATAAAGTCATGGCCTGAAGTTCCAGAaaacataaaacaaaaactgTGGGAAGAGATCTCG AATGTCTTTGAACTAGCGCCACAAAGTGAGTCTGCTGTGATGAATTCAACATCTCAGAAGTGGCgagatttcaaaaacaaattGACTAGTAGATTTTTTTGGCCGAACAAAGATAATCCTGAAAAGTTGATTTCTCCACCAAGTCAGTATCAACTCCCAATAGCAGATTGGAAAGCATTTCTGGATGCGAGACTGGATCCATCATGGGAGGTACTTTAA
- the LOC142538246 gene encoding uncharacterized protein LOC142538246 — MIHHVPLGEENFKVSIDVVLDEKAQLPIPIKFGPTIINDAVGVIVGWPKELVIFPTTKRKGKPQSFALADVPGQRDKFKEIEKTLPMSCKYIYSHVVRLLNESDTIYIEFEDAMFGHPKSIRLLREDILRFMEMREIGARQILVYMGHLYKYLKEKDKADYFSFVDPGNIPTCSIGIDDRDLSQHIADQLESVCRDSICLIPYNTGYNWILTIVNEDKNMIYLLDSTYNRNRDGTWKTIVTK; from the exons ATGATTCACCATGTTCCACTTGGGGAAGAGAACTTCAAGGTATCTATTGATGTTGTCTTAGATGAAAAAGCACAGCTTCCGATCCCAATTAAGTTTGGACCAACAATCATCAATGATGCTGTTGGAGTCATTGTTGGTTGGCCTAAAGAGTTGGTTATTTTTCCAACGACAAAG AGGAAGGGGAAACCTCAATCATTTGCGCTTGCGGATGTTCCTGGTCAGCGCGACAAGTTCAAAGAAATTGAAAAAACATTACCCATGTCGTGCAAGTATATCTACTCTCATGTTGTTAGATTGCTGAATGAATCGGATACCATATACATTGAGTTTGAGGACGCTATGTTTGGACATCCTAAAAGCATACGGTTGCTAAGAGAAGATATCTTACGCTTTATGGAGATGAGGGAGATAGGTGCCAGACAAATTTTAGTTTACATGGG TCACCTCTACAAatatttgaaggaaaaagaCAAGGCTGACTATTTTTCGTTTGTGGATCCCGGAAATATACCTACATGCTCGATTGGCATAGATGACCGTGACTTATCACAACATATTGCTGACCAGTTGGAATCAGTGTGTAGAGATAGCATCTGCCTCATCCCATACAACACTGG GTACAATTGGATCTTGACTATCGTCAACGAAGATaagaatatgatatatttattggaTTCTACGTATAACAGGAACCGAGATGGTACATGGAAAACTATTGTGACAAAATAG
- the LOC142538247 gene encoding uncharacterized protein LOC142538247 translates to MHCKYHHRMSRKGYIGLEAELRNKNLVAEDEEVDRSVLWRKAREDKSGNITCSETSEVAEKIDEMLEKKGKGEFKSSGMNDVLTAALGSQEHYGRVRGVGGFVKPQVYFKTPRKKRETISKAVIENVKAQSEETKSLKDELEMLRSQLAAVIPLIND, encoded by the exons ATGCATTGTAAATATCACCACAGAATGTCTCGCAAGGGTTACATCGGCTTGGAGGCTGAACTG CGGAACAAAAACTTGGTTGCTGAAGATGAGGAAGTTGATAGATCTGTGCTTTGGCGTAAAGCTCGAGAAGACAAATCTGGCAACATAACATGTTCGGAGACATCAGAAGTAGCTGAAAAAATT GATGAAATGTTGGAAAAGAAAGGCAAAGGAGAGTTCAAATCTTCTGGAATGAATGACGTGTTAACCGCTGCCTTAGGAAGCCAAGAACACTATGGAAGGGTTCGAGGTGTGGGAGGTTTCGTAAAACCACAAGTATACTTTAAAACTCcaagaaagaagagagaaacaATCTCAAAAGCTGTGATTGAAAATGTAAAAGCACAATCGGAGGAGACTAAAAGTTTGAAAGATGAATTGGAGATGCTGAGGTCTCAACTTGCTGCTGTGATTCCATTAATCAATGATTGA